The segment TAAAAGGTGGAACTGCCATTAATTTCTTCTTGCGCGACATGGCGCGCCTTTCCGTAGATATTGATCTGACCTATTTACCACTAGAAGCACGGGATATTTCTTTGAAGAATATGGGAGAGGCCTTGCAGAGACTCTCTCAGGCCATTCAAGGCAAACTTCCCAATGTAAAAGTTCAGGTAACTCCCAACCCATCACTAAGAACAGTGATTAATCTTTTGGTAAAGAACAGAAAAACCGCAATCAAAATAGAAGTTAATCCCGTGATACGAGGATTTGTATACCCTTGCGAGACACGCGATCTTTCTCCAAAAGCAGAAGATCTATTTAATCTTTCGGCTTCCATAGTAAGTTTATCAACTCCCGATCTTTACGGAGGCAAAATTTGCGCCGCGTTGGATCGGCAACATCCGAGAGATTTATTCGACATTAAACTGTTAATGGAAAATGAAGGTCTTACTCCTCAAATCCGAAAAGCATTTTTGGTTTATCTGATTAGTCATGACCGGCCCATGAGTGAACTGCTTTCTCCCATTAAAAAAGATATTCAAACAATTTATGAAAACGAATTTGAGGGCATGCCCCATGTTCCAGTGACGATGAAAGAGTTAACCGAAGCAAGGGATTGGCTTATCAAAACTTTAATGGGAGACTTGACTGATGATGAAAAACAATTTCTTTTGTCTATGAAAGAGGGCGCCCCTGATTGGGGTCTTTTAGGCATTCCTGGAGTCGATAAATTACCCGCGGTGCAGTGGAAACTGTTGAATATTCGGAAGATGGATAGAAAAGCCCACGAAGTCTCTATGAATAAATTAAGAAATGTACTTCATAAAATCTAAACAAACCCTTTTTATTTATTATACTTTTTTTGCCGTTTTAATGGTCTAATTTTTTCCATATCAGGTACTGAGGCCTCAATAATTTTTGCCAACTCAATTAGGCTTTTTTGAAGGTCAGGTTGAAAAAATATTACCAACCTTGTCAATAATTGCAGAAATTGAACCAGCCCCTGGGAATGGAATACTAGCAAAAATTATTGAAGCAATATTAGTTGCGAATTTTCCCATTTTTTTCCAATTTGATTGCTGTTCTAATTCAGCAGTTATAGCAATAGCTCGTTCCTTATAAAAAACAGTTTTATTTGTGTTGACTATTCAAATAGGACCACGCTGGTGTTTGTCAAATTTGTCAAGTATATTGATTAAAATTGACTAGAACGATCTAATTATGCTACATGGTTGACATCAGGAGGTCAGAATCTATGCACCGCCTACAACAAGCCATTTTGGAACTTGCTTCGAAAAAACCACTTGAAGGGATGACTCTACGTGAGATTGGTGATCATATCGGGGAGAAGCATCCGCAAAAAATCAAACACCATTTGAATCAGCTAAGAGCAAAAGGGCTCCTTGTCAGCGGAGATAAACCAAGGTCAATAAAAATTGGTGCAGTTCAAGGGAAGGGGCAAACAAAAATGCTTTCCATCCCTATTCTGGGGGCGGCTAATTGTGGAGATCCGCGTGAGTTTGCCGTTGAAAATTTGGAAGGCTATCTAACCGTTTCTCCGAGCATGGTACCGAAAAAAAAACACCTCTTTGCGATACGAGCTGTAGGCTCTTCAATGAACCAGGCTAATATTGCAGGCAAGTCGATCGAAGATGGGGATTATGTAATCGTGGATTCAGAAGTCAAAGCCCCAAAGAACGGTGATTATGTTCTTTCGGTTATTGGAGGATCCGCTAATATTAAGTTGTTTTGTGAGGATAGGGAAAATAGCCAAATAGTTCTTATTTCGGAATCGGCTCAGGAACTGCCACCTATTTATATTCATCTTGAAGACTTTGTTGATTACATGGTCAATGGCAAGGTTGTACAGGTGATAAAGAAATTTAAAAAATAAGAAGCCTTTATTGAAGGGTATTAATTTATGACTGCTAAGAATAACTTAGCTGTTTTTGAAGACTACAAAATTCGTCGTCACTATGATGAAGAAAATGAGGTTTGGTATTTTTCAGTGGTCGATATCATTCAAATTCTCATCCAACAACCTAACTTCCAAGCTGCTCGAAATTACTGGAAAGTCCTCAAAAGTCGGCTTATTCAGTCCATCCCCAGCTCTAAAGCCGAACCCATCAAACTCTGGCTTGCTAAAGTAGGTTATGAGCGTATGCAAGAAATGGCTGACCCAGCCAGATCACTCGATCGTGCCCGTGAAACGTGGCGCAAACATGGTCGTAGTGAAAAATGGATTCAGCAACGCATGATGGGTCTAACTTTACGGAATTGAGTCTTTGGTTATTACATTTCAGAATTTGAGTTTGGTGGAAAAGATCGTGCGGTTTACGGCGAAAAATTATTGTCGGAATTAGCCGAGAAATTGACCAAGATCAAGGTAAGCAATTGCAACAAGCGGCAACTTTATCGGTACTTGCGATTTTATAAATTTTATCCCCAAATTGTGGGGACACTGTCCCCACAATTCAGCAAGATCATCGGAGAAGAATCTCTTGGGTTTGAGAAAGTGGGGACAGTGGCCCCATTTTCCAGGGTACCCATGGATCAATTGATTTCTAAGCTGTCCTATAGCCAGTTAGAGCAGATTGCTGAAATCGATGATCCCTTAAAGCGTGCTTTCTATGAAATCCAGAGCATTAAGGGTAATTGGTCAGTCCGTGATTTGAAGCGTCAAATTGCTAGTCTTTATTTTGAAAGAACCGGCCTTTCAAAAAACAAAAAGAAGTTGGCGGATCTGACTCAGAAAAAACTTCAAGGGGCAAATGACAGACTGAATATCCGCGATCCTTATGTGTTTGAATTTTTGGGGATCAAATCGAAAGAGGTGATGGCGGAATCAACCTTGGAAGGATCTCTCCTTAATAAGTTACAGGATTTCTTGCTTGAGTTGGGCCACGGCTTTTGTTTTGAAGCCTCCCAGAAAAGAATTCTCATCGGTGGAAAACACTATTTTGTGGATCTAGTTTTCTATCACCGGATTCTCAAATGCCATATTCTGATTGAACTCAAGGTGGATGCATTTAACCACGAACACTTAGGCCAATTGAATACCTATGTTAGTTGGTTCCAAAAGAATATGACCGAGTCCGGGGATAATCCCCCGATCGGAATTCTTCTTTGCACGAAGAAGGATCATGTCCTTGCTGAATATGCCTTGGCGGGCATGAACAACAAATTGTTCGTGTCGAAGTACCAAGTGGAATTGCCCAAAAAGAAAGAGATTGAGAAATTCTTGGAAGCTACCTTGAAGGAGATCGAGTGAGAATAGAGCGGAATGTAAAATTTAATAGTTCAATCGCTTCATGACTCATAAACCATTTTTAAGATTTGAATATTTCCCTGGGGCGTAGCCCAAGGCCGAGGAGAGCAAGAATTTTAAAATCATACAAATTCGTAGAAAAAGTGTAAATCAGTTTCAAAGATTGAATTGAGCGATGAAATTAAATCAGTTAATTCAAATTAAGGAATAGCTTTAATGAATAAAGATTTTGAAGCTTGGGTAAAGCAGTGCTCGGAAAAGTTTAAACGAAGGCAAGATCAGTATTTCAAGCACCTAAATAAAAAAGATTTGGATCTAATCATTTTAAAAGGACATTTGATCGTTGAACAAAGAATAAACGAGGCTTTTGAGAAGAAATTAAAACCTAATCTTTTGAAAAGGGTAAAGGATTTAAGATTTTCTATTCCTACTAAGTTAGTCTTTCTTCAGGCAATGGGTAACTTTGATAAGACTTTCGATCACTTTTTCGAAGCTGTAGAAAAATTAAATAATCTTAGAAATAAGATGGCCCACAATTTGGAATGCCCTAAAATAGAGGATCAAGCGAAAGAAATACTCAGTCTAATGTATAAAGGTGAATGTTTGAATAAAAGGTTTCAGAAATATAGTCTTATTTATCAATTAAAGAGGGCCATTATTCTGATTGCAGAAATGGCTTCTCTGCCATCTCTGACATTTCCAAACTGTGGAATTCAGCTAAACGATAAAATCCCAAAATGAAATATTCGGGGACTAGGATTCGAACCTAGACTAGCGGAGTCAGAGTCCGCGGTCCTACCATTAGACGATCCCCGAGAATTCATGTTCCTCATAGATTTGCTTTTGAGAAGGGTCAAGGGGATTTACGATACACATGTAAAGCCTCAGTTTTAGGGGTTTAGCTTTCCTCAACCCGCGCTCCACTCCTCGTATTCGCACTTAAAAAACATTAGTTTGTTTAGAAGTTAGTGTATTCCCTCTGGTCATACCCTAACTTCTACAAACTATATGTTTTTTTAAGCGCTCATGACTCGTCGCTCTCGCGCAAAGGGTTTCGGAAAGCTAAACCCCTAAAACTGAGGCTTTACATACATATATTTCAGATTGGATGCCCCGTTTTTAATTTAGTGTTAATTTAGTTGATTTTAGAAATGGCTTTTGGCAGGGGCTACTTTATAAGGGCGCTTAAATCATGCAACGAAATAAACAATTAGCCAATCTCAAAGAAGGGCAGTTTGATATCCTCGTTATAGGTGGGGGGGCCACGGGGGCGGGGATTGCGCTCGATGCGGCTAGCCGGGGCTTGCAAGTGGCTTTGGTGGAGCGTCTTGATTTTGCGGCGGGGACCTCGAGTCGTAGCACCAAGCTGGTGCATGGTGGGGTTCGTTATTTAGAACAAGCCATGAAACGCCTGGATCGGGGGCAATATCATTTGGTGAAAGAAGCCCTCCATGAACGAGCCATCCTTTTAAAATTGGCTCCCCATCTAACTCACCCTCTACCCATCCTAACCCCGCTCTACAAATGGCACGAGATTGTTTATTACCATATTGGGTTGAAGCTTTACGACCTATTGGCGGGAAGGCATAATTTAAAGCCCAGTCGTTTTGTGAGCGCTAAACGTGTGATGGAAATGTTTCCCATGCTTAAACGGGAAGGGCTTAAAGGGGCGGTGCTTTATTATGATGGGCAGTTCAACGATGCTCGGATGAACTTGTCGATTGCCCTTACGGCACTAAAACAGGGTGCGGTGGTGGCCAATTATGTGAGGGTGCAAAATCTTATTAAAAATGATGCGGGGAAATTATGTGGGGTGAGGGCTAAAGACGAAATCAACGGCGTAGAATTTGACATTTATGCCAAGGCCATCATTAATGCCACGGGCCCTTTTGTTGATGAAATTCGTAAAATCGATGAACCCGAAGTTTCTCCCATGTTGCAGGTGAGCTCGGGGATTCATGTGGTGTTAGACAAAAGATTTTGTGCGCCTGATACAGGGGTGTTGATTCCTAAAACGGATGACGGCAGGGTGCTCTTTCTTTTACCTTGGTTGGGCCACACCTTAGTGGGTACGACCGACAACCCTGCTAAAGTAGAAGTGGATCCTCAGGCTAGCGAAGAAGATGTTCATTATCTTTTAAAATACATCAATCGCTATTACGATTTGAAAATAAGCCGCGAAGATGTGTTGGCCTCATGGTCGGGTTTGCGCCCCTTAGTTTCGGTGGCGGATTCTAAAGAAACGGCAAAATTATCGCGGGATCATGTGATTCGGGTGAGTGCTTCAGGTTTGATCACCATCACGGGTGGCAAATGGACGACTTACCGCAAAATGGCTCTGGATGCAGTTAATCAGGCGATTCAATTGGCGCAACTTCAACCGGCTAGATTTTCGCAAACCGAAAAGATCCCTTTTGTAGGGGCAGAAGGCTTTCATGCAAAATTACCTTATGAATTAGCCGAAGAGTTTAAGTTAGACTTTGACATTGCCCAACATTTAGCAAACTCCTATGGAGGATTGGCTCGAGAGGTTTTAACTTCAACGGGTGCTTATTTATGGCGGCGGCTGGTGCCGGGTCATCCTTATTTAGAAGCAGAAATTCTTTATGCCATACGCGAAGAAGGGGCCTGTCATGTGATGGATATTTTATCTCGGCGCATGCGGCTGGCTTTTTTAGATCGCAAGGCTACCCTAGCGGTATTACCCAGAGTCATTGATTTGGTGGGCGATGCCTTAGGTTGGGACCCAAAGCGGCGCCATAAAGAATTCCAAATAATGGCATGAAATTCTTAAGCCCATTGGCCTAAATTCTATAGCTATTTCATTTTAATTTCGATATGGGGTGGGGAATTATTTGGAGGTCTTTTTATGGGCGTGCCTTTACACCAGGCATTGAGTTTGGGTTGGTATTTGTTTAAGCAGAAAATCAAACGAAACAAACGTTACCCGCTCAATTTAATGTTAGAGCCTTTATTCCGTTGCAATCTGGCTTGCCCGGGT is part of the Deltaproteobacteria bacterium genome and harbors:
- a CDS encoding DUF1016 family protein encodes the protein MDQLISKLSYSQLEQIAEIDDPLKRAFYEIQSIKGNWSVRDLKRQIASLYFERTGLSKNKKKLADLTQKKLQGANDRLNIRDPYVFEFLGIKSKEVMAESTLEGSLLNKLQDFLLELGHGFCFEASQKRILIGGKHYFVDLVFYHRILKCHILIELKVDAFNHEHLGQLNTYVSWFQKNMTESGDNPPIGILLCTKKDHVLAEYALAGMNNKLFVSKYQVELPKKKEIEKFLEATLKEIE
- a CDS encoding nucleotidyl transferase AbiEii/AbiGii toxin family protein gives rise to the protein MLQTLPFVAREKCFALKGGTAINFFLRDMARLSVDIDLTYLPLEARDISLKNMGEALQRLSQAIQGKLPNVKVQVTPNPSLRTVINLLVKNRKTAIKIEVNPVIRGFVYPCETRDLSPKAEDLFNLSASIVSLSTPDLYGGKICAALDRQHPRDLFDIKLLMENEGLTPQIRKAFLVYLISHDRPMSELLSPIKKDIQTIYENEFEGMPHVPVTMKELTEARDWLIKTLMGDLTDDEKQFLLSMKEGAPDWGLLGIPGVDKLPAVQWKLLNIRKMDRKAHEVSMNKLRNVLHKI
- a CDS encoding FAD-dependent oxidoreductase, translating into MQRNKQLANLKEGQFDILVIGGGATGAGIALDAASRGLQVALVERLDFAAGTSSRSTKLVHGGVRYLEQAMKRLDRGQYHLVKEALHERAILLKLAPHLTHPLPILTPLYKWHEIVYYHIGLKLYDLLAGRHNLKPSRFVSAKRVMEMFPMLKREGLKGAVLYYDGQFNDARMNLSIALTALKQGAVVANYVRVQNLIKNDAGKLCGVRAKDEINGVEFDIYAKAIINATGPFVDEIRKIDEPEVSPMLQVSSGIHVVLDKRFCAPDTGVLIPKTDDGRVLFLLPWLGHTLVGTTDNPAKVEVDPQASEEDVHYLLKYINRYYDLKISREDVLASWSGLRPLVSVADSKETAKLSRDHVIRVSASGLITITGGKWTTYRKMALDAVNQAIQLAQLQPARFSQTEKIPFVGAEGFHAKLPYELAEEFKLDFDIAQHLANSYGGLAREVLTSTGAYLWRRLVPGHPYLEAEILYAIREEGACHVMDILSRRMRLAFLDRKATLAVLPRVIDLVGDALGWDPKRRHKEFQIMA